One genomic region from Equus caballus isolate H_3958 breed thoroughbred chromosome 4, TB-T2T, whole genome shotgun sequence encodes:
- the PDIA4 gene encoding protein disulfide-isomerase A4, whose translation MRPRKACLLLLLLALAQLLAVASAGGPDEDSSDKEDALEEEDEEEDDDDEEEEDDLEVKEENGVLVLKDANFDNFVADKDTVLLEFYAPWCGHCKQFAPEYEKIASTLKENDPPIPVAKIDATSESALASRFGVSGYPTLKILKKGQAVDYEGSRTQEEIVAKVKEISQPNWTPPPEVTLVLTKDNFDEVVNDADIILVEFYAPWCGHCKKLAPEYEKAAKELSKRSPPIPLAKVDATAETDLAKRFDVSGYPTLKIFRKGKPFDYNGPREKYGIIDYMIEQSGPPSKEIQALKQVQEFLKDGDDVIIIGVFKAESDPAYQQYQDAANNLREDYKFHHTFSTEIAKFLKVSPGKLVVMQPEKFQSKYEPRSNVLDIQGSTEGSAIKDHVLKHSLPLVGHRKTSNDAKRYTRRPLVVVYYSVDFGFDYRAATQFWRNKVLEVAKDFPEYTFAVADEDDFATEVKDLGLSESGEDVNAAILDESGRKFAMEPDEFDSDTLREFVTAFKKGKLKPVIKSQPVPKNNKGPVKVVVGKTFDSIVMDPKKDVLIEFYAPWCGHCKQLEPVYTALGKKYKSHKNLVIAKMDATANDVTNDRYKVEGFPTIYFAPSGDKKNPIKFEDGDRDLEHLSKFIEEHATKLSRTREEL comes from the exons ATTCTTCTGATAAGGAGGATGCCCttgaggaggaagatgaggaggaggacgATGacgatgaggaagaggaggatgacttGGAAGTTAAGGAAGAAAATGGTGTCTTAGTCCTAAAAGACGCAAACTTTGATAACTTTGTGGCTGACAAAGACACAGTGCTACTGGAGTTTTACGCTCCATG GTGCGGACATTGCAAGCAGTTTGCTCCGGAATATGAAAAAATTGCCAGTACTTTGAAGGAGAATGATCCTCCCATTCCTGTCGCTAAGATCGATGCGACCTCGGAGTCGGCACTGGCGAGCAGGTTTGGTGTGAGTGGCTACCCGACCCTCAAGATCCTTAAGAAGGGGCAGGCTGTCGACTACGAGGGCTCCAGGACCCAGGAAG aaattgtTGCCAAGGTCAAAGAGATCTCCCAGCCTAACTGGACACCTCCCCCAGAAGTCACGCTTGTGCTGACTAAAGACAACTTCGATGAAGTGGTGAACGATGCAGACATCATTCTTGTGGAGTTTTATGCCCCATG GTGTGGACACTGCAAGAAACTGGCCCCCGAGTATGAGAAGGCCGCCAAGGAGCTGAGCAAGCGCTCTCCCCCAATCCCCTTGGCGAAGGTTGATGCCACTGCAGAAACAGACCTGGCCAAGAGGTTCGATGTCTCTGGCTACCCCACCCTGAAAATCTTCCGCAAGGGAAAGCCTTTTGATTACAATGGCCCACGGGAAAAATACG GGATCATTGACTACATGATCGAGCAGTCTGGGCCGCCTTCCAAGGAGATTCAGGCCCTGAAGCAGGTCCAGGAGTTCCTGAAGGATGGAGATGATGTCATCATCATTGGGGTCTTTAAGGCAGAGAGTGACCCAGCCTACCAGCAGTACCAGGATGCTG CTAACAACCTGAGAGAAGACTACAAATTCCACCACACTTTCAGCACTGAAATAGCGAAGTTCTTGAAAGTCTCCCCCGGGAAGTTGGTCGTGATGCAGCCTGAGAAATTCCAATCCAAATACGAGCCCAGGAGCAATGTGCTGGACATCCAG GGCTCCACGGAGGGATCAGCCATCAAGGACCACGTGTTGAAGCACTCCTTGCCCCTGGTGGGCCACCGCAAGACCTCCAACGACGCCAAGCGGTACACCCGGCGCCCCCTGGTGGTCGTCTACTACAGTGTGGACTTCGGCTTTGATTACAGAGCTG ccactcagTTTTGGCGGAACAAAGTCCTGGAGGTGGCCAAGGACTTCCCCGAGTACACCTTTGCTGTGGCTGACGAGGACGACTTTGCCACGGAGGTGAAGGACCTGGGGCTCAGCGAGAGCGGGGAGGACGTCAACGCAGCCATCCTGGACGAGAGCGGCCGCAAGTTTGCCATGGAGCCTGACGAGTTTGACTCTGACACCCTCCGCGAGTTTGTCACAGCTTTCAAAAAAG GAAAATTGAAGCCGGTCATCAAATCCCAGCCGGTGCCCAAGAACAACAAGGGGCCTGTCAAGGTCGTGGTGGGGAAGACCTTTGACTCCATCGTGATGGACCCCAAGAAGGACGTCCTCATTGAGTTCTACGCGCCCTGGTGTGGGCACTGCAAGCAGCTGGAGCCCGTGTACACTGCCCTAGGCAAGAAGTACAAGAGCCACAAGAATCTGGTCATTGCCAAGATGGATGCCACTGCCAACGACGTCACCAATGACCGCTACAAAGTGGAGGGCTTCCCCACCATCTATTTTGCCCCCAGTGGGGACAAAAAGAACCCAATTAAATTTGAGGACGGGGACAGAGATCTGGAGCATTTGAGCAAGTTTATAGAAGAACATGCCACAAAACTGAGTAGGACCAGGGAAGAACTTTGA